A genomic region of Sarcophilus harrisii chromosome 6, mSarHar1.11, whole genome shotgun sequence contains the following coding sequences:
- the LOC100921013 gene encoding alcohol dehydrogenase class-3 isoform X1 has product MAGQVIKCKAAVAWEAGKPLSIEEIEVAPPKAHEVRIKILATAVCHTDAYTLSGADPEGYFPVILGHEGAGIVESVGEGVTKLQPGDTVIPLYIPQCGECKFCKNPKTNLCQKIRVTQGKGLMPDNTSRFTCKGKQIFHFMGTSTFSEYTVVADISVAKIDPLAPLDKVCLLGCGISTGYGAAINTAKVEPGSTCAIFGLGGVGLAVIMGCKVAGASRIIGVDINKDKFAKAKEFGATECINPQDFKKPIQEVLVEMTDGGVDFSFECIGNVGVMRAALEACHKGWGVSVVVGVAASGQEISTRPFQLVTGRTWKGTAFGGWKSVESVPKLVSEYMSKKIKVDEFVTHNLPFEQINEAFELMHTGKSIRSVLKM; this is encoded by the exons ATGGCTGGCCAG gTTATAAAATGCAAGGCTGCTGTGGCCTGGGAAGCTGGCAAACCTCTTTCTATAGAGGAAATCGAAGTTGCACCACCAAAAGCTCATGAAGTTCGAATTAAG ATTCTTGCCACTGCTGTTTGCCATACTGATGCTTATACTCTGAGTGGAGCAGATCCAGAAGGATATTTTCCAGTGATTTTGGGACATGAAGGAGCTGGAATTGTGGAGAGTGTTGGTGAAGGAGTAACTAAGCTTCAACCAG GTGACACTGTCATCCCACTTTACATCCCACAGTGTGGAGAATGCAAATTTTGTAAGAATCCTAAAACAAACCTTTGCCAGAAGATAAG agtTACCCAAGGGAAAGGATTGATGCCTGATAATACAAGCCGGTTTACCTGTAAAGGGaagcaaatttttcatttcatgggGACCAGCACATTTTCTGAATACACAGTGGTGGCTGATATTTCTGTGGCTAAAATTGATCCTTTGGCCCCTCTGGATAAAGTTTGCCTGCTGGGTTGTGGCATTTCAACTGGTTATGGTGCTGCTATCAACACTGCCAAG GTGGAGCCTGGTTCTACGTGTGCCATCTTTGGCCTGGGAGGTGTTGGCTTGGCTGTGATCATGGGCTGCAAGGTGGCAGGGGCTTCCCGCATCATTGGGGTAGATATCAACAAAGACAAATTTGCAAAGGCTAAGGAGTTTGGAGCCACCGAATGTATTAACCCTCAAGATTTCAAGAAGCCAATCCAGGAAGTGCTGGTAGAAATGACTGATGGTGGAGTTGACTTTTCTTTTGAATGTATTGGTAATGTTGGAGTCATG CGAGCAGCCCTGGAAGCTTGCCACAAAGGATGGGGAGTCAGCGTGGTGGTTGGCGTAGCTGCTTCAGGTCAGGAGATCTCCACTCGTCCATTTCAGCTGGTAACGGGCCGTACTTGGAAAGGGACAGCCTTTGGAG GATGGAAAAGTGTAGAAAGTGTTCCAAAATTGGTGTCTGAATACATGTCAAAGAAGATTAAAGTTGATGAATTTGTGACTCACAACCTGCCTTTTGAACAAATTAATGAAGCCTTTGAGTTGATGCACACAGGAAAGAG cATTCGAAGTGTGTTGAAGATGTAA
- the LOC100921013 gene encoding alcohol dehydrogenase class-3 isoform X2 has product MLAVIKCKAAVAWEAGKPLSIEEIEVAPPKAHEVRIKILATAVCHTDAYTLSGADPEGYFPVILGHEGAGIVESVGEGVTKLQPGDTVIPLYIPQCGECKFCKNPKTNLCQKIRVTQGKGLMPDNTSRFTCKGKQIFHFMGTSTFSEYTVVADISVAKIDPLAPLDKVCLLGCGISTGYGAAINTAKVEPGSTCAIFGLGGVGLAVIMGCKVAGASRIIGVDINKDKFAKAKEFGATECINPQDFKKPIQEVLVEMTDGGVDFSFECIGNVGVMRAALEACHKGWGVSVVVGVAASGQEISTRPFQLVTGRTWKGTAFGGWKSVESVPKLVSEYMSKKIKVDEFVTHNLPFEQINEAFELMHTGKSIRSVLKM; this is encoded by the exons ATGCTCGCG gTTATAAAATGCAAGGCTGCTGTGGCCTGGGAAGCTGGCAAACCTCTTTCTATAGAGGAAATCGAAGTTGCACCACCAAAAGCTCATGAAGTTCGAATTAAG ATTCTTGCCACTGCTGTTTGCCATACTGATGCTTATACTCTGAGTGGAGCAGATCCAGAAGGATATTTTCCAGTGATTTTGGGACATGAAGGAGCTGGAATTGTGGAGAGTGTTGGTGAAGGAGTAACTAAGCTTCAACCAG GTGACACTGTCATCCCACTTTACATCCCACAGTGTGGAGAATGCAAATTTTGTAAGAATCCTAAAACAAACCTTTGCCAGAAGATAAG agtTACCCAAGGGAAAGGATTGATGCCTGATAATACAAGCCGGTTTACCTGTAAAGGGaagcaaatttttcatttcatgggGACCAGCACATTTTCTGAATACACAGTGGTGGCTGATATTTCTGTGGCTAAAATTGATCCTTTGGCCCCTCTGGATAAAGTTTGCCTGCTGGGTTGTGGCATTTCAACTGGTTATGGTGCTGCTATCAACACTGCCAAG GTGGAGCCTGGTTCTACGTGTGCCATCTTTGGCCTGGGAGGTGTTGGCTTGGCTGTGATCATGGGCTGCAAGGTGGCAGGGGCTTCCCGCATCATTGGGGTAGATATCAACAAAGACAAATTTGCAAAGGCTAAGGAGTTTGGAGCCACCGAATGTATTAACCCTCAAGATTTCAAGAAGCCAATCCAGGAAGTGCTGGTAGAAATGACTGATGGTGGAGTTGACTTTTCTTTTGAATGTATTGGTAATGTTGGAGTCATG CGAGCAGCCCTGGAAGCTTGCCACAAAGGATGGGGAGTCAGCGTGGTGGTTGGCGTAGCTGCTTCAGGTCAGGAGATCTCCACTCGTCCATTTCAGCTGGTAACGGGCCGTACTTGGAAAGGGACAGCCTTTGGAG GATGGAAAAGTGTAGAAAGTGTTCCAAAATTGGTGTCTGAATACATGTCAAAGAAGATTAAAGTTGATGAATTTGTGACTCACAACCTGCCTTTTGAACAAATTAATGAAGCCTTTGAGTTGATGCACACAGGAAAGAG cATTCGAAGTGTGTTGAAGATGTAA